Genomic DNA from Theobroma cacao cultivar B97-61/B2 chromosome 3, Criollo_cocoa_genome_V2, whole genome shotgun sequence:
CTGACCAACCAAAACAGTGCAAGAGAAGCTTCAGAACTAAGGTGAAATAACTTGCTAATGCcatatatcatttaaaatcaCATTCTAAACATTGTATGTTCAAACCCTGGCATGTGCAAAGGAGTACTGCCTCtatttcatcaaatccatcatTTTACATTTCAATTgagaattataaattgtttgtCCACAATCCAAATGGGAAATACTAAGTATAGTCAAATTGgttctaaaaatttctttgaagcTACTGACAAGGGCAAGGAAGCTCCAATATCAATCAATAGTAGCACGCTCTCAGAGTTGAGATGCAGGGACCAGAAGATAGTTACAATAGAGATGAGAAGGGGGAAATGCAAGTAAAACTGAttttatatatagagagagttGATATGCAAGGACCAGATGAGATAGAGGAATGcaaataaaattgattttattttttttataaggaATAGCTTCAGAACTAATTACATATACAACATCCCAAGATTCTCTGTGGAAAAAATAACATTGTCTAGCAGCATAGTGATTAAACGTTAAATGAAAAGCATTCCAGTTCTTTACTTGCCAAAATGGTCAACagaatatgtgttttccaaaTTGAGAAACCATGAAAGGCAAGTTACATACTCTGCTAAGAAATGTTTCTAATTTTGAAATACTCGCAACAAGCCGTCCAAGAAGATGGCTGAGTGTACTAAACAACAACCTTTCATGAAGTCAAGGCCATTTGATGTGATTACCTCTACTTGTTGCGTTTAACAGCACGTCTGCCTTGGCCTTTCTTAGGTGGTCCCTTACCACGTCTCTTCAACATTTCAAGCTTGGATAAGCGTTCTTGTTCTTGTCGGGCCATGACCAGTGGATCATCATTCTTGATGTCATATGGGTACCAATCTGCAACCTTCTCACCAATGAGCTTTTTGCGTAAAGTCTTATGGGGTGATCTCTGCCCTGTTGGGTTAAGTATATGTCCAAATATTCTAGCTCTAGCTTCAGTAACCCCAGCTACAACCGCCGAAGCCAGCATGCTCTTCAAACCACCAGCACTCATCCTCTGCAAAATTCCGTTATTATCTTTCTGTCAATTCTGTTAAATGTTCAAATGGAACTTTCAGCAATAGCATACCAAGaaatcaaaaacattttaGGGAACAAAATGCTGGACATCTCGCTCAAAACTCAACCTAAATAACAGATTTAGGTAGAAACGTGTGATAAAACATTGCTCTGAAATTTGAGGCCATGTCATTCCCATTTTTATTTgggagaagaaaataaaatatttaaagagGAAAGGATTAAGCTTAATGCTAAACTTGAAAACCATTTTTACTAGAATCTAATTTTCTATCACCAGTCTTATGGATTCAAGAAATGGGCATATTCAACTAAGCTGATTCTTAAGTAATTTCCTGCTAAACAGCATaaactcaaattcaaataataaaaaaaaaaaaccaaagaaactGATTCATAAGGATTCATACCGTGGTTTGTTTCAATGAGTAGCGATGACTTCCTAGGAAGAGCAGTAACAGAGTAGGGTTTCCTTGCTTTGAGGGAGAAGTTTAATGGGTTTATACTAAACAAGAGAGTGAACTGTTTAATGAAACTTGGGCCGGCCATGTTCGTTAAACTTGAACCCAATAACAACTCTGGATCGACAACAAAATTTGGGTAATGCAAAGGTGGATCAGTAGCAATCTCTCTTTTCTTAAATGTTGCTTCCTTTCAAGTTTTATCCCCTGGGCaagaattaatttaaaaaaaaaatccgactatatttttttgtaattttaattttttacataatattttatatattttttctatttagtCTCTCGTAGATAAGTTCTGTTTTCAGAAGACAATTATatcatttaatataaataaattaattaatttttaaattaaaaaatattttcataattttagtgatataatttttttgaaaacattaaCTTATTCACGAGatgttaattaaaattataagggACATAACTAAAGTTTGTTCAAAAAATAAGGGATATAATTGTTTAAGTGGTGCATTATATAATGACAATCATTGCATTGATGGGTCAATGAAAATGTAAGTGGTAATGAATTGTTTGTGGAGAGAAATGCTAGTGTCCTATGTTTGATTTCTTGATGCAGCATATTGCATTTGATTtctctaaatatatatatatatatatatattaaggcACAGATATTGATGTCCCATTGTCCACCAGCCTGTCTCATGGGCATGCTGCTTCTTgctctttaaaaaattaaaagaaaaatgggaatTTATTGGGACTGTTTGTCATATGAAAATTCAACATGGAATCACTCATCAGTCCCTAGaagttattaaaaattttgttatatcTTCATTTGACCAGAATCATTACAAAATATTAGACTTAAAGGTCGGGtactattaaaataattttggtattttttacaatattttgataaatgtgattgtattatataaatttttaataatattataaacaaaatataattataaaaattatattcacTAATAAAAAGTTACTATTTTAATGTTACTACTAAATATGAAAAAGATATAACTAAAGGTTTAAAtaattgtattttttaaaaattttgttatataaaaaatatattacctAAAGAAGTGTAATTAAAATCCAAATTTGTTACAGTGAGTGATCCTTAAAAACCTTCAATTTTTGCAATGggtaacaaattaaaatttgatctAATGATATTATCCTCAATTTCTTTCATGttcctttaattttgtttcatatagataagaaaacaaaattgtaatacaaatttttttttaactttttatttttatagatCAAAAAACAATTATGTTGGATTAATGATTtccataaaatttttattcaaattaaatatttaaaattgcattataagttttgatcaatttaagggaaatagataaaataaattatttgtgaattatttctataattaaataaaaatttttgtaactAACCCGATGTACAATTCCTAAACAAAtcatttaaaacttttgaaaatattcAATCTCATATCATTTTAGAACTTAGCATCGTTGAGAACATAATCAATCAAACATggtaaaggaaaataatggGGAGAGATGGACATTGAGGAGCCCTAGTATAAGCAGCCTAATATAACATGATAATGtgataaatgaataaattacatCTTCTATAAGAGgataattttatctaataGTATTGTTTTACCTATTACCAAAGGGTTGGTAATGGCTATATCTTTTTCATATATGGATACAAGGCTGCAGTAGTATATTCATATCAGCTTTGAaacaaatgcaaaaatataattaactcatcatttaaaaaataatagtccGTACTATAAAAAACACAACTCAATACCTAGTACCTACTAATTAACTATTATATGTGCATATGGAAAATCGATGAGTACAAAGAAGCAAAGTGAATTCAGAAGGAGAGATATCAATCAACGGTTGATATTCATTTTGCCATATGGatcaaaagaaatcaagcagGCGGAGTTATCTcaacaaattataatttaaggaGAAAAGCTATATGTTATCAAACATTAACACCACAAAATTGTGGCATGGACTCCCATGTTGAAACTCTCTCTCGCAGGCAAGGGAATGATTGGAGTCTCTTGTAATAATATCAACCCCTATTTGTCAAACTCCCATAGGACGCCTCCATCCTCATGCAATTTTAGGTCAAAAGACACACTAGCAATAGCCCTACCTCAGACCGCAAATGCATGCTTTAGGAAACCAAGAATGAGGTCCTTGACTTGGTTCCAGAAACACCTGGCCATACGGTCactgttttaaagaaaatgctATTTTGTAGGCCAATGGTTCGTGAAGCCATTTTGTTGACTGCCATCACCATGTACACCTTCATACCATGGTATAAAGGTGTGCACCAGGCCTTCCCCTTTCTCTCCAGGTTTTTAGGAAAATTAAGCTCATGTTTTTCCCACTTTATTTTCTCAGGATATGTATCCCTGTCTATTGAAGAAAAGAGTTATACAATGGCCTCAGCCATTGGAGACTATTTGCAGTTACTAGTTGCCGTATTTGCAGTTTCATTTGCTTAGAGGAGGTGggttaattaaaaatgttaataatatatttttatgtaaaacatagttaaaataatatattattactAGTTTGATTAATGAATAGGTtcgattgatttttttaatctcaATAATCAATCAATTAAAGTAATTAACCAAATATTTGTAAACTGAAGTCGAACAAATCGTACTAAATTGATTGAATTCAATTGATTAAGTCAATTTTTTCGATTTTGACCGACTAATACTCTTTTCTAAATCTATAACGTCCTTAAAAGGAAGCCCCAAAGGGCTTCCTCCTCTAGCCACGTGGAGGGCATaggaaaaaagagaataaggaaagaaaaagagagttagaaagagaaagaaaaaaacaaatagaaaGAGGCCCGTGTGCAACTCATGAGCCATAGTCTagttaaacttaaaattataGTTTTAAACACTTTTAGGGAACCTTAACTAGAAATAGGAATATATTGGTATATGCTCTGAAGTCATTTAGATTGATTAAAAgatatattatcatttaatacATACTTAATCGCATAACAATATATGATAGAGGTTTTCTTTCATGTTAGTacaataataaggagttattaagtactaattggataAAGCCCAAAGaccttgcaagagaattgtaaagttgttacaattatgagatcattatgcatcaaagccatgttcctaaaattgttcatGGTCATTATACTGTCAAAAtagggcattgacaatgctcaaagactgGTACATGTTAAGTGTTCTTACTTAAGAAGTAAACAATcaatctcataggttgaagtatataGAATACTTGAGGATAACAGGTAGGTTCTTATCaaagaacaagttcattgAACAGAACCAGCTATGAGAAATCTATTTGATATTTCACtcaaatgtttatgaaatatgttctcatgtgatagtcgtgCAACTAGTCCTTGGACTTAAGACACTAGGTCATCTTGTATAGAGAATGACATGTTTTGATTTCACCCTTACAGAGCCTAGAAGTGACCAGATGCCCAACCGGAgtgtttttgggtatgccataaagcatgcaaaagTGAATGAGTGGTTAAGAGAGGATTTATCACCTCAAGCGGTATGaagggatgtatctcacttgttctcaattcttaattaacttgtataaagtctttggccaaagcataatgaatttgaggaaagttagtttcttaaattcataaagttagtcattaattatgaaaactaatataaaatgtcataagtagacactaagccatgctttatgacatattcgacatatttgatgaaaaaatcATATTGCACTTAGAGGCTTATCATTGAAGGGCtttatcaaattctttaattgactctaacACTTGGGTGGtaatgatgtattgctagatatcactcatgatctataaatataaatcaattatcaaattgatatttgattaggatttgtatttattgccaacatgttagaagcctaatggatCATACACATTAACtgacatgattgagattaaataaggataatcaattaagtttgACTTAATTGGAATTGACCACAATAAAGTGGaataattaagttcacaaggacttacttgaattaaaatacaactatTGTATCTAAagttacaacttagtttggctatataaatatgttatgttaacCAACTAAAAATCTAAACCTTCGGCTTCTTGTTAgttgtttcataaaatcaagaaaagaaaaataattttctttgtttgacaGAAATAAGATTCGGCAAgaatttttggtctttttgttttagaagcaaaacttgttagcacaagtaaaatcttacctttgagaaggtcttattTGGTTACTGTGTAGATTACTGTTAGAAgccaaacacttgggtggctaaagatttgacaaatcatAAAAGTAAAGAAACATAAATTTCGATTATAGGATTTTAGACCGTCTTATTCTCTTTTCGAGTTTCTTACTTCATCACAAGccttttggatttaattggctcttaATTACGATATCTAGTGCAAAgtatgtaactcttaaacttatgaatgtttacaattaatttgaaaattacataaaaaaacacaaacattgatcttGTAAGATTTGACTTTGATTAAGcgctattttattttttcgctacgttatatttttaatttcttgattattttcatgtttgagtATGAAGTCGAATACCAgcaaaatattcataattaatCTGATTGAGTTacttcaaaatcaaaa
This window encodes:
- the LOC18604239 gene encoding 28S ribosomal protein S33, mitochondrial; this encodes MSAGGLKSMLASAVVAGVTEARARIFGHILNPTGQRSPHKTLRKKLIGEKVADWYPYDIKNDDPLVMARQEQERLSKLEMLKRRGKGPPKKGQGRRAVKRNK